From the Bacteroidia bacterium genome, the window CACTGGAGGTGTTGGTTAATTCATCAAGTGTTATACCTACGCCTTTGCTGCTTCCTTGCATGGTTATGGTATTACCTTCAATTGTTACTGATTTTGCACCTTCGTTGCGCGACAAATATATACCATAACTCTTTGCCTGAATATCGTTGTAGGTGATGTCTGCTGTGCGTAGTTTGCAACGCGCAGCATAGATACCCGTTAACACTTGTCTAAAGGTTAGATTGTGCGCTTTTAATTCACTGTAAATAGCGTAAATACCTCTGTCGCACTGCTGCACTGTAGTGCCTCCGGATGCCAGAGGTAGCATGTTAAAAACTCCCAATGTGTTTTGGCTGTTGCCCCAACTGACAACAGCCGTTCCGCTGGGTTTGGTTGGCCAACTGCCACTGTTACTGATAAACTCAAACTTGCTGTTAGTTAAAGTTAAATGACTGTTAACACTGTAAATGCCAAACTCCATTTTACTGAAATAATTTTCATTAAAAAGGTTGTCACCAATGGTGCAAAACATATTGTTGAGCCAGATGCCACTCAATGGTACAGTGCCATGAGTGGGTTGCCCCACATAACTTGGTTTAAATCCATTTGCCTTAGTAAATGTTGTACCCACAACGGTTAGTTGTGCAAAGCCATAAACATCGCTCTGTGCCAGTTCGGGCTGGGCATTAATGCCGATGATATTGTCGTAAAAATTACTGTTTACAGATTTTACAATGCCTTTGTTGCGCAGCAAGATGCCGTTTTCTGCATCGCGAATGGTGCTTGTGTTTAAGGTTACAATACCATTAGCCAACACTTCTATCCCTCTCCACATGGTATCACAAGCCTGAATGGTTGTGTTATTAATCGTAAAGACACCTCCGTTTTGTACAATTATCTGCGCTCCGGCAGCGGTGTAAACAGTGCAGTTGTTCAGTGTTAAATTTCCGTTTACATAAAAGCGGTTGGCTACAAATATTGATTGGTTGTTGATGGTTGCATTGCCGGAGAAAGTACTGTCTGCAAAGGTCGTGTCGGTGTTGGCACAAGCATTGAGAACGTTTACACAAACACTATCTTTCCACGTAGTATTTGCCGGAGAAGTAACGCTTGCTACATTGTAAAAGCAACTGCCGGGTTGGGTAAAGTAGCCGCTTACTGTGAATGTGCTGCACTGCATGGAGGTGAGGGTAACTTCTCTGTTCATTTCTTTTGCTTGTCCAAAAGAAACGAACCAAAGAAAAAGACACCAACAAAGCCAACCGCAAATTTTCTTTTTACGCAATACCTGCCCTTCATAAGTTGGAAAATTTACGGTTCGCACCTTTGTTGGATCGTCAGCGCACTGGGATTGTAGTATTATAAACCGATACATAGCTGTTTTAAAAATACTACACTACTCCTTAAAAACAACCAACTTTTTATGCACCCTTTCATTATTGCTTATGATTGTGCAATTATAAACTCCGTTTGCAAGTTTTGGTAAGGATATATATTGCATTGTACTCCACGGAGGTAAGTTTTGTTTGTAAATTGCTTTGCCGTTTATATCAAATATTTGAAATGTACCACTTTTGTTTTGAGGTAAGAGATAGATTATTTTGAAGTTCCCGTTTGATGGGTTAGGGGAAATGGAAAATTTAAAATCATGCTCAATTTCTGCAACAGAAGTTAAAGTATCACAAGCACTACCAATTAAACGCCCTAAATAATAATTGGGGTGATTGGGCACACCAATAAAATAACAATCCGTAAAAACATTATGTAACTGAACACCGCAAGCTACGCCTGCACTGTCAGGGTAATTTATTTCATGCAAATGCTCTACACTACTTGTTGATGAAATGTAAATCTTGCCGTTTGCAGCAAGATACATTAAATAAAAATTAGTATAAAAAGGCGGAACAGACGAAGGAAAAACATCATTGGTTGCAACTAACTGAAAAGTTGCGCCAATGTCCGAAGTATCAGTATTAATTTGATATAAATTTTCTATTGTTCCAAAGTAGAGGTATTTTGAATTTGGTGAAAATGCAGTAGCAAATGAAATATTTCCATCAGTAAAGTCAATAACGGTGTCTAAGCTAAAAACACCTGAACACCTGTCAAAATCGAACAACTGAACTTTTGATTGGTAACTCATTCCAACAATATTGCTACATGAAAAAGCAAATTTTTCACCGTTAGGTGAAAAGGTTGGTTGTCCACCAAACCCTAATGGAAAACCTGCAAATTGCAGGTTTTGACTTCCCATATATTGAACGGCATTTGGTGTTACTAAAAAAGTATGAGCAAGGGTTGCGTCAAAAGATAATGCCACTACCCACCAGTCTCTACCATTGGCATTTTTACAGGCAGCCATTCCGACACCAAAAGCGTTAGTAGCAATAATATTATTCTTGCTTATAACAGCACCTAATCCCCCATTTAATGTTATATCAACCGTTGTATAAAAAATATTAGGTACGTTAGCAGTTGTGTAATCTAAAACCTGATGAAACAAAACATACTTATTTGAATCATCAGGCATTGGCAAAAATAAATTAGCATAGGGCATTGGCAAGCCGTATTGCTTAAAGTCATCTGTAAAGGAATTGGGATTTAAGCTATCACCATTCACCATGGTATCTCCTATGGCATCGGCTATGAAAACTCCATTGCTGCTCATTAAAATATTTCCGTTTTCATCAGCAATATTTCCCTGTGTGTCCATAAAAGGTATTGTTCTTGTTTCCGTTTGGATATTATAAGAAGTGCCAGTAAAACTCATTCTTGCTTTTGCTTGGTCCCCCAAGAAAAAAATTGAGTTTCTGCCTTGCGAAAATGCTGTTGTTTTTAATACTACCATTAGTATTAAAAACAACAGCATTTTTAAAATGCTGTTGTTTTTAATAATTTTCATCGTGTAATAATTAATTTATTAATGATTGACTTTTTACCAACGGCATTTACGGATATGGAATAAACTCCCTGACTTAAATTTGAAACATTGATTATGTGTTTTTGATTTTTGCAATCAAAAACATCATCATATACTATTTCATTCAAAACATTTCTGATTTGAATTTTACATATTCCGTCATCTATTCCTGTTAATTGAACGGTTACTTTATCATTTGCAGGGTTCGGAATAATTTTAATATCACTTGATGTTATTTTTTCTGTTGAATCATTTGCAAAGCGGTACACTCCACTTTGAAGGCAAATATTAGCATCATCATAAGAAATAGAATCATTTATTAATGCTATGTATGTACGTGCTCTTTCCACTGCCTTACCTCCCACATAGGGACATTGACTTGCAATTGCAATTATTCCTGAATAGTTATCTCTGAGGAATTGTAAATCCTCATCTGTTTCCATATAGTTTATCTCCATCTCATTCATGTAAACACCATTCAACTCAGGTAATTCACCGTTGACCACATAACTGTTTTGCAGTTCTGCATTTGTAAGATTATCATTAAATAAGGCCTCTATCTGTAAATTTAAATTATATATTGTTTGATTCAGAAATTCTATGGTGTAAAGAATTTGATCTCTTATGACTTCCCATCCAGCAGGGTGGTTTTCATCCAACTTTTCAATGCTATCGGTTAATGTGGTTATTTGCAAATTACAACTGTCAACTAATGCCATTAAGGTAGAATCATAGGTATATGCAGCGCTTAAATATGCTTCAGCATCGTATAAATATCCTGTATTCTCACTTTGATGTTCTTCCATAAATTGAATATAGGTGGAATCACTAAACCAAAGAACAGAATCATCAGCTAACTCCCTATACAAATACTCTTCGGCTATTGCTCTGCTTTCTTCAACATATTCTTCCGACTCTAACGTTCCGTTAGCAATCATTACATTTAATACGGAATCCGTTAAAGCAGGGGGTTGTGAACTGCATACAGTAGAAGAAGAACAATAAAATGTATTATTCATGATACATTATTAATTTTTTTGTTACACTGAAATTATCGGAAATTATTTTGACGGCATAAACCCCGTTTGAAATTTTAGGCAATGAAATAAATTGCAGCGTACTCCATTGGGGTAAATTTTGAGAATAAACGGCTCTGCCGTTTATATCAAAAATTTCTAACTTGCCTGATGTGTTTTGAGGTAACAAATACATGATTTTAAAATTTCCATTATTGGGATTTGGTAAAATTTTAAATTTAAAATCATGCTCTATTTCTGAAACAGAAGTTAAACTATCACACACACTACCAACCAAACGCCCTAAATAATAATTGGGGTGATTAGGAACACCTCTAAAAAAACAATTTGTATGTATGTTGTGCAAATTGACGTTACATAAAACTCCTGCACTGTCAGGATAATCCATTTCATGTAAATCTAAAACACTGCTGCCTGATGAAATATAAATTTTACCGTTTGCGGCAAGATACATTAAATTAAAGTCAGTATAAAAAACAGGCGGTGCAGAAAGAAAAGTATCATTAACAGCAACTAACTGATATGGGATTAATCCAAAACTATCCGTATCATATTGATAGATATATTTTACACTTGCAAAGTACAAGTATTTTGAACTTGGTGAAAAGGTTGTTGCTGTTGAAAGATAATTATCAGAATAATCAATGACAGTATCTAAACTAAAAATGCCTGAACACCTGTCAAAATCAAACAATGAAACACAGGACAAATAATTCATGCCTGTAATACCATAGCTGCCTCCAAAAGCAAATTTTTCACCGTCAGGTGAAAAAACAGGTTGACCTGCAAATCCATAAGGAAATCCTGTAACAGGAAATGTTTGTAATCCCATGTATTGCAAGGTGTCAGGAGTTAAAAGAAAAACGTGCATTCCGGTTGCAATGTCAGACATTGCAACTATCCACCAATCCCTACCATTTCCATGTTTACAGGCAGCAATTCCCCAACTGAAAACACCTGAAAGAGCAATGTTATTTTTTGAAATAACCTGTCCTAAGCCTCCATTCATGGACAAATCAACATTAGAATAATAAATTTCTAATGCGTCTAATCCTACGGGGGCGTTGTAATCAGCAACCTGATGAAACAAAACATATTTATTACTATCATCAGGCATGGGTAAAAATAAATTAGCGTAGGGCATTGGCAATCCGTATTGTTTCCAATCATCCGTAAATAAATCAGGATTTAATCCGCCACCGTCCAACATGGTATCACCTGTTGCATCAGCTATAAAAATTCCATTGCTGCTCATTAATATATTTCCGTTTTCATCGGCAATATTTCCTTGTGTAAATATAAAAGGAATATCTCTTTGCTCTAAGGATAAATTATATGATGTGCCTGTAAAAACCATGCGAGCCTCGTTTGAGGTAGGCGCGTCATGGTAGCCCATAAAAAAGATAGAATTTCTTCCTTGCGAAAGTGCTGTTTCTTCTATTGAGAAAAAAATTATGAGAAGAAAAAGCATTTGTAAAATGCTGTTTCTTCTCATCGTGTAATAATTAATTTTTGAACCTTAATTAAATTATCATTCAATATGATTTTAACAGCATATAATCCCTGATTTATTTTTGAAACATCAATGCGTTCCTGATTATTGCAATTAAGTTGTTTACTTAAAACAATCTGATTAAGATTATTTATTATTTCTATTTTACAGTTTTCAGCATTTATACTTTTTGCTGTAATGGTAATATAATCACCTGCGGGATTAGGTTGTATAATTATCTCATCATTTACTTTTTCTGAAACAGTATCTCTTCCTATCCTGTAAATTCCACTTTGCAAACAGATATAATCATCATTATAAATGACAGAATCATTTATAATTGAAATCATACTTCTTGCACGCTCAACAGCACTGCCGCCAACAAAAGGACATTGTTGAGCTATTGATAGCAGTTCATTATAGTTATCAATCAAAACCTGTTTATCTTGTCCTGTTTCTAAATAATAAATTTCAATATCATTAACAGCAGCAGCATTTGTTTCGGGCAATTCACCATTAACAACAAATTCATTCATGTAATCTGCATTGGCTAAATTATCCGTTATAATGGACTCACGTTGTATGTTTATGTTATTAATAGTTTGGTTCAAAAAACCTATTGTATAAATAACCTGCTCTACTAAATCATCTAATCCTTCCACATACAATTTTTCAAGGCTGTCCGTCAGAATGGTAATTTGCAAATTACAACTGTCTATTAACGCCATCATTGTGGAATCATATTGATATGCTGCACGTAAATATTCTTCGGCATCATACAGATAAGCCACAGGCTCACTCTGATTTTCTTCCATGAACTGAATATAGGTGGAATCACTTACCCATAGAGCAGAATCGTCAGCCAGTTCTCGGTAAATATATTCTGCTGCTATTGCCTTTGCTTCTTCCGAAATTTCTTCTGAATCAAAAATTCCTGATTCAATTAAATCACGAATAGTTGAATCAGCTAATGCAGGCGGCTGTGATAAACATACTGCTGAATTAGAACAATAAAAAGTATTGCCTCCGTTTGTGCGCTGAAACCAAACAGTAGGTGTTACCACAGGATTATAAATCGTACTTAAAGATGAATCTACTATAAATAGAGATTGAAAAACATATTGAGGTAATGATAAGTTAACTCCTCCAAAACCGCTTACGGTTGGCACATTCCATTTGTTACCATGATGAGGCTGTGTACCAATATAAGTAGGATTATTAGGTGAGCCTGTGTTCAGGTACAATCCTATATAATGTCTGTTCATTTCATTGCCCCTGAAAACAGTACCAGGATTAGAACCTCCAAAGTTAAACCCTCTGTAAGTGGAATCAGACTGATTACAGGAAACCGTTAGTTTATTGTTGCTGTTTCCTATTGTGTAACCCATAGAATTTCCTGTTATTCCACTGCTGTATGTTCCTTCTACATTGTTGCAACTTACATTACTCCGCTGGTTTGCAAAAACAGAAATACCGCTTCCATTACCATTCAATTTAATTGTGTTGTATTTTATTTTGGCAGTGTTCAATGCTCCTGCATAAATACCATGTGTGGCATTGTTAAGATTTAGTATATTGTTGCTGGCGTTGTAGCGTACAAACGTATTGGCATTGCCTTCGCTCATCCATATACCGTAGTGAGCCAATGATAAACCCGAAGTTGTCATTCCGTTAGTGGTAATGTTATTGTTGGTTGCATACATAAACTTTGCAAAGGCATTACTCAGCATTTTTATTGCTATATGACTTGCCGTAATAGTGCAGTTAGAAACTGTATTGGTACTCAACATTGGCGCGTTCATTTGTTCAACCCCTGTTCTTACATTAAGCAAATGTATATAGTTAACAGTTAATTCAGAGCCATTTGCATAAATACCTCTGTAACTGCTGTCAACGGTTGTGTAGCTCCATGCCTCCGGCAATACTGTTAATTTGCCTGAATGGTTGTTGTTTTTTATGCTTGTTATGGCTGTACCTCTATAAGGAGTATTGTAAAACGTATCGTAATTAATGTTTTTAAAGACACTGCGTTTTACATTTAAGATACTGCCAATGCTTACGATGCCTGTATTCAGATTGTTAAAAATGTTTAATTGTAATGGCAATGTCCCGCCAATCGTCCCAATCCAATCATTCAATAAAACACCGCACTGCGGCTTTGCGCCATGTGTATTTTGTCCTGTGTAGTTTTGTTTAAATGCTGTAAAATCAAAAGTTGTTTGTTCTATTTTTAAAGTAGTTCCATTGTAGAATGCATTTGCAGATGGCGGCATATACACACCCAGTACAAAGTTTTTGATATAAGCGTTTTGCATTGTAGCTTTTGCTTTGTTGTTGACCAATATTGTTGTGTCACCATCGGCAACGGTGCTGCCTTCATGCACCAGCAACTCTCCAAAATCTTCTACAGTTATGCCACGCCACATGGTGTTGCAGCCTGTTACAAAGCTGCTGTCAATGTCTAAATAACCGCCAGCCATAACAATAATGTGCGCTCCTGCATCCATATACACGGTGCAACGCATAAACTTTAAGGTGTCGTTCACATACAGTGTTCCTGCAATGTAAACCGATAATGTATCATAACGATAATTTAATGTAGGGTCGGAATAGGTGTTGTTTGCAATAATCAATGTCTGCGCATTGGTGCAGGGATAACCCACATTCACGCAAACAGAATCCATCCAAACCGTATTAGCAGGAGAAGTAACAGAAGCTACATTATAAAAGCAACTGCCCTGTGTAGTAAAGTAACCACTCACAGTAAACGTATCACACGCCATAGAGTTTAGCGTTACTGTTGCAGGCAGGGTGCTGTTGGTAATCACAAAATTTGCAGGGATGTTGTCTGCAAGTGTACCGGTTTGCGTATTTACGCTGTTGTTGCACACAGTAATGGTATAGGTCACCGTATCGGTAAAGGCTGCTGCCGTGTCGGTGCCGGCAGTTTTGGTAATGCTCCAGCAGTCTGTACAGGCAGTGCTGTCCATAAACAGCGGATTCTGGTTGTTGTAGTTAAAATAGGCTGTATAGGAAAGCGAGTCGCCACAGTAGTTTTTGCCGGCAACCAGTATGTCGGGCAATGTGGTGTCTGCAGCAAATGCGCACTCAGGAATAAGATTAAAATATATACACAACTTGTCAGTAAGGTGTATGCCGCCATTGGCAAAGCCCAAGGCCTGCATGTTGGCGGGGGTTATCTGCCACGAGGGGGCGCTGCCTGTAAGGTAGGAAACAGCAACGGGCGTAGCTTTGGGGTTCAGTATATAGGCACTGAGCAGGTTCAGCCCCTGTGGTATATTAATCAGCCCTGCAAAGTCGGGATAGGCATATCCCGGATTGCTGTTAAAAATGCAGGTAAATTTTTTAAGGGTGTCGCAAAGGGTGTAATTATTAGGGATATATCCTTTGCCTTCGCCAGTGATGGCTGCCTCAAAATATTCTATTCCAAGCGTCACAGAGCCGGCACCACATACCGTATCGGGTATTTGCGAAGTGGCCACAGGAAAGCCGTTGCAGTTCCATCCGTAATATAAAGGAAAGGTCTTTATGGTGCTGTCGCAGCTCACAAAAGTAGCGCATAGCTGCCCTGTAACAGAATCATTGGGTGCCAGATGGGCCGTAAGCGGAATGATGCCGTTAACGGCATTGATGGCACTCTGACCCGTGGGGGTAAACTGCCAGTTTTGAAGGGCAGGGATTGCCCCATTTAAAGGCACTCCTAAAAACACATTGTCGGCACCGGTGCTGTAAAGGTCAGGCGTTCCGGTATGTACCACAACCTTTGGATTGTGCACTTTAACTGTCCAGCACAACTGTTGCTGTTGTGCATTGGCAACGTTGCTCACAGGTAATACAAGGTTCAGGTTGGGCTGTACCAATAGCGGCTGTATGTTGGCATTAAACGGAATGGAGTCTGCTGCTGTTGCTAAAGGTGTGCAAGAGAGGTTTTCTGTTGGATTACATTCCGACTCAAACAATCCTGTGCTGCTATAAACGGAAGACAGCGGCAGGGTGTCAATGGCCGTGCTACAGTCGAACCTTCGGATAAAACACTGCAATTCCAAACGGGTAAACTGGTCGCCAGCAAAGGCAGCCGTATCATTGCCTGCAGGACTCATGCTTTGTTGCAAACAATGCATGACTGGCAGTGAGTCAAAGGGTATCTGCACCAGGCCTGTAAGCTGTGGTGGTGTCAGTGTGTCGTAAGCAGAGAATGGCGCCATCGGTTGTCCGTTGTTATCATAATACACACCGGAACGGACTCTCATCAGGGAGATGTAATAACCGTTAGGTATTTGAAAACTAATGGTATCGGCAAAAAGTGGTGGCACTCTATATTCGTATGGATAAACATCAAAGATACGGTTTCTGTAGCCTGCAAGGTCGGCAATATAAACGGCTGTGATTAATTTTTCGCAGCCCTGATTGTTGGTAACAGCGCTGTTGTTGTAATAAGAGGTGGGTACAAAGTAAAACCTGCCGCCAAAAGTTTCGCAGTAGAAACGTGCCGAGTCAACAAAGTTCTGATTGGGCAACGGATAACCACTGTTTGTGTTAAAGGAATAATGAAAGTCTGTTTCCATAGCACCAACGGTGTTTGGCATTTGCGGCAGGGTAGCTATGGCATCGGCACCTTGCTGTTTGCCTGTAAACCACAGGTTGTTGGTGATGGGCGAATTGCATACCAGATTGCTTACAGAATTAAACGGCAGACAGTAGTTGCCGCAAACCGAGTAGCGCACTTTAAGTCTGTAGCGTTGCCCTGTTTTAAAAGCCACAAAGGGAAAAGAGGTGTTGGTAAAAGTTTCAAAGGCTTGAATGTTACCACCGGTGGTGTCGCAAAAAGTAAACAGCAACTGATTGCGCTGAACATCGGCAATCACACAATGGCTGTAAGCATCGGCACGATTAAAAGCAACCACACTTTGGGTAACAATACTGTTGCCTGTCAGCCCAAAGTCTGCACAATCTATGCAGGCATTGGTGTTGGGAATGAGCGTGTCAATATAAAGCACTACACTGTCAATGGTAAGGTCAAAAGAATCCAGCCCAAAGGGAATGATTCGGCTCAGTTGCATAAAGTGCAGTGGCACTCCGGCAGTCACTAATTGCTGATAGGTGTATCCGCCACCGGTGCCGGAGTTGTCGCCATCCTGAAAATAGGCGGAAAGATAGTCTTCGAGGGTATCGCTGTAATGGGCAAAATTTTCGTTCAAATAATTTTTAAAAGTGTTGTAATAATTGTCGCCTTTGATTATCTTTGTTGCATTATCAGTGCGGCTGTCATTATTGCTGTCCTGTAAGCCAAAAGAAATACGATTTATTTTATAATTCGAAACAATAGCCCCTGGGGCGAGGCATCCGGGGCAGTGGACACTTATTTGGTCACCGGTGTAGCTTAGCGGCAGCCATTGTTGTCGCACATCAGAAATCACGGGCAGGGTGTTGGGCGTGGTTTGTGTCAGGGTAAAACAGTTTGACGGATTGGGCAAGGTATAAAAGTTGATTTGATAGGGTGTAGCTCCTTTATCAATTCTGCAGCAGGCCTGCACGGTAAATTCAAAATGGGCGCTGTCTAAAAATGCTTTAAAGCCTGCACTGTTCATGTTAAAATAGTAGTTGTAGTTTCCGGCTTCACAAAGGTTGGTGTCAACAGCAGCAAACACATAATCGGGTTTAATAACAAGGGTGTCGCCTTGCGTAATACGATAGTAAACCAACTGTGCATGCGTGGCAGGACCGGCAATGCGCAAATTGGTGTCGCAATGTACCTCTGCTCTGAGCCATCCGTTCATCAGGCAGTTGTTTACAGGCACACTGCAACCATAAAGCTGATAGTCGTAGGGCGATGGCAGGAGTCCTTTTAAACGCACTTTCAAAAGAGCGCTGTCGCCAAAGGTGGCACCCGGTGCTACGGAAAGGTCTGTCACCGTTGGGCTGAAAATTAAATTCTGAGAAACATCTGCCGACCCTCCGCTGGCATGTGTGCTGATGGACGTAGTGTTGGCTAAGCCTATATTATAGTCCGCAGACACACCATCGCCACAAACTTTTCTTCCCTTAACAGAATTAAACGCCCAGTGGTTATAATTTTTTTGGACGTTAAACAGGTTGGTATCTTCTTCGGAGCAACGCAGGGTGTTAAAAGCGATAATAACGGTATCAGTATTGCCGAAGTTCTTTATTTTGAAAGCTGCTTCAAACAAGGCATCGGCAACTAAATTTTTGCACAGCCAGTCGCTGCGGTGAACGGTATCCACAGCAACAGTGCAAAGGCTTCCTGTATTTTGATGCCAGCTAAAACTAAGGAATGGAATTAATGACAGTGCATTATAATTGGGCAAGGCATTATTGAGTGTTGGAAAGGATTGGTTTATGTTAAAGAACAAAGAATCCATGGCTCCCATACCACTGTTGGTAACACGATATTGCCAGTGAACAAAGTTCACCGTATCGTTCAGGCAACTGAAATCATACAAAGAGTCTGCTGGCGCCAGACGTTCTATTTTCACAACAGGAGCATCGCCACTGTTAATGTAGTAGTTTACGGTGATACCATTTTTGCAATTGGTGCAGAAAATATTTGATGGAATGTTGTTGTTGCATGTCCATTGCAACTGCGCAGCTA encodes:
- a CDS encoding T9SS type A sorting domain-containing protein — protein: MKNQIQTTAIALLLCMFTFLTRAQSQTVNIALTLPPDTIGACESNVYSLSFSGATGARVVITASLSNAPAANCSNASPIYLDFIIASNNVSNVVTYNNGQTMSFTVTNNNAVTLSYHAFIDCSVISGAPQGNSNINFVQTFTDSSANNYTISVNNQGNVHTSLNVQIPKLVSLSSNLNKVAYYKTDSFLYFYYQNTGTTKLNFNFTFTPDATNYCQRITTGQPEYNIGLNGNFVPTTPNIAEVLNIGDTLVIRQAVQANECLDKSPACGSVAAQLQWTCNNNIPSNIFCTNCKNGITVNYYINSGDAPVVKIERLAPADSLYDFSCLNDTVNFVHWQYRVTNSGMGAMDSLFFNINQSFPTLNNALPNYNALSLIPFLSFSWHQNTGSLCTVAVDTVHRSDWLCKNLVADALFEAAFKIKNFGNTDTVIIAFNTLRCSEEDTNLFNVQKNYNHWAFNSVKGRKVCGDGVSADYNIGLANTTSISTHASGGSADVSQNLIFSPTVTDLSVAPGATFGDSALLKVRLKGLLPSPYDYQLYGCSVPVNNCLMNGWLRAEVHCDTNLRIAGPATHAQLVYYRITQGDTLVIKPDYVFAAVDTNLCEAGNYNYYFNMNSAGFKAFLDSAHFEFTVQACCRIDKGATPYQINFYTLPNPSNCFTLTQTTPNTLPVISDVRQQWLPLSYTGDQISVHCPGCLAPGAIVSNYKINRISFGLQDSNNDSRTDNATKIIKGDNYYNTFKNYLNENFAHYSDTLEDYLSAYFQDGDNSGTGGGYTYQQLVTAGVPLHFMQLSRIIPFGLDSFDLTIDSVVLYIDTLIPNTNACIDCADFGLTGNSIVTQSVVAFNRADAYSHCVIADVQRNQLLFTFCDTTGGNIQAFETFTNTSFPFVAFKTGQRYRLKVRYSVCGNYCLPFNSVSNLVCNSPITNNLWFTGKQQGADAIATLPQMPNTVGAMETDFHYSFNTNSGYPLPNQNFVDSARFYCETFGGRFYFVPTSYYNNSAVTNNQGCEKLITAVYIADLAGYRNRIFDVYPYEYRVPPLFADTISFQIPNGYYISLMRVRSGVYYDNNGQPMAPFSAYDTLTPPQLTGLVQIPFDSLPVMHCLQQSMSPAGNDTAAFAGDQFTRLELQCFIRRFDCSTAIDTLPLSSVYSSTGLFESECNPTENLSCTPLATAADSIPFNANIQPLLVQPNLNLVLPVSNVANAQQQQLCWTVKVHNPKVVVHTGTPDLYSTGADNVFLGVPLNGAIPALQNWQFTPTGQSAINAVNGIIPLTAHLAPNDSVTGQLCATFVSCDSTIKTFPLYYGWNCNGFPVATSQIPDTVCGAGSVTLGIEYFEAAITGEGKGYIPNNYTLCDTLKKFTCIFNSNPGYAYPDFAGLINIPQGLNLLSAYILNPKATPVAVSYLTGSAPSWQITPANMQALGFANGGIHLTDKLCIYFNLIPECAFAADTTLPDILVAGKNYCGDSLSYTAYFNYNNQNPLFMDSTACTDCWSITKTAGTDTAAAFTDTVTYTITVCNNSVNTQTGTLADNIPANFVITNSTLPATVTLNSMACDTFTVSGYFTTQGSCFYNVASVTSPANTVWMDSVCVNVGYPCTNAQTLIIANNTYSDPTLNYRYDTLSVYIAGTLYVNDTLKFMRCTVYMDAGAHIIVMAGGYLDIDSSFVTGCNTMWRGITVEDFGELLVHEGSTVADGDTTILVNNKAKATMQNAYIKNFVLGVYMPPSANAFYNGTTLKIEQTTFDFTAFKQNYTGQNTHGAKPQCGVLLNDWIGTIGGTLPLQLNIFNNLNTGIVSIGSILNVKRSVFKNINYDTFYNTPYRGTAITSIKNNNHSGKLTVLPEAWSYTTVDSSYRGIYANGSELTVNYIHLLNVRTGVEQMNAPMLSTNTVSNCTITASHIAIKMLSNAFAKFMYATNNNITTNGMTTSGLSLAHYGIWMSEGNANTFVRYNASNNILNLNNATHGIYAGALNTAKIKYNTIKLNGNGSGISVFANQRSNVSCNNVEGTYSSGITGNSMGYTIGNSNNKLTVSCNQSDSTYRGFNFGGSNPGTVFRGNEMNRHYIGLYLNTGSPNNPTYIGTQPHHGNKWNVPTVSGFGGVNLSLPQYVFQSLFIVDSSLSTIYNPVVTPTVWFQRTNGGNTFYCSNSAVCLSQPPALADSTIRDLIESGIFDSEEISEEAKAIAAEYIYRELADDSALWVSDSTYIQFMEENQSEPVAYLYDAEEYLRAAYQYDSTMMALIDSCNLQITILTDSLEKLYVEGLDDLVEQVIYTIGFLNQTINNINIQRESIITDNLANADYMNEFVVNGELPETNAAAVNDIEIYYLETGQDKQVLIDNYNELLSIAQQCPFVGGSAVERARSMISIINDSVIYNDDYICLQSGIYRIGRDTVSEKVNDEIIIQPNPAGDYITITAKSINAENCKIEIINNLNQIVLSKQLNCNNQERIDVSKINQGLYAVKIILNDNLIKVQKLIITR